A segment of the Mercurialis annua linkage group LG4, ddMerAnnu1.2, whole genome shotgun sequence genome:
GACGAGAGACTGTCAAAAAAATCTCTTTCCGACTTCAAGCAGGTGGCTTAATTTGTGCTTGTACTATATGAAGCAACTAATGAATTGATGCTTAACATAGATTTACAATGTTCAGATGGTCGAGTATTGTGAGGGTTCTGGATGCCGTAGGAAAAAGATTCTCGATAGTTTCGGTGAACAGGTAATTGCATTGATGATTACTTAATCATTTTTTCATGCTACCTTGGGCTTTTTCTTTATCAACTCTATTGTGAAACTAATAATTCGCATTGGCAAAACAGGTGCTTGCATCACTGTGTAATAAAACTTGTGATGCTTGTAAACACCCAAACCTAGTTGCCAAGTATTTAGAGGAGCTCACATCAACTTGTGATGCTCGTCAGAGAAATGGGTTTTCTCGAATTTTTATGAGCAGGTGATTCTCCTTTTACCTTGTAGAATAAAATCTCGACTATATAAAGGAAAGGCATACTCTTTTAGTATCTAGCTGACCATCTTAGCATTGTTATGGCCTCAACTTACTACATTTTTTATGAAGTTACCGAACAGATCCTTGGTTTTTTTTTGGCTAGTCAAAGTGTTTAATGTAAAACTATTCTAGATTGCTTTGACACAGACTGCATAACACTTCATTTTCCAAATAGTTGTTTAGGGTTTTTATTCCTGCATATTTTGTAAGGAGTTGGCCATTTTATGTCGGGTTATTTTAGTTTCTTTCATTTTTGACTAGATTCATTTATGTTATTATATGTCAGTTCCACAGATAAGAATGACGAGGGACAACTTTCTGAATTTTGGAATCGTGACGATGAATTGAGCAATTCTGAAGAAGATATTTCTGATTCTGATGgtgatttttttgaaattttcttttttcttggaCTTGATATCTGTTGGGTTTATCATCTGACTTGTGATATTAAACTGACAGATGGTAATGAGGCTGTCAAGAGCCTAGCCAGATCAAAGTTATCAAGAAATTCTGGAGTTAATGAAAGGATCGAGTTCTTACAGCGGGCTGAAGATAATTTTTATCGGAATACCAATTCTGATAAACAGGTCTATTTTTAACTCCCTCTTTCTGTTTGTAACAAATTTTGCCTCATTTTTAATCCTTAATACAAGGAACAAAGTTCTGCTAAAGATGCATCCTAAAATGTGGTAGGCCCCTTGTTTCATTGGGGACATTACACATATCAAGGTTATTGCCACTTAATTTCTGTAGTTTATCATTTTggaattttctctttttgacaAATCCTTTGGTTTTAACTTGTCCAACAGGTCAATAAAGTTGACAAGAATGCAGTATCTGAAACACTCAGGGAGTCGAGCAAACAAAGATTATTTAATGCTCTCAAGCAGGCTCAGCAACGACTTGGTGATTTGAGGTAGACTGGTATTTTGATTTGTAGTTATCATCAAATCGATCATCTGGTTGATCTATTAGTTGTCGTTTGTTCCTAAAGATCAATATAATAAGTCACTATATCTTAATTTAAAGCAAGTGAATAAGTTTTGACTTTTGAGAAGCTTTTTTCTTGTGACTTCCTTTGAAATAAGTTAAACAATGTAGCTTTTGATCTGTTGCAATTTGCATCCGCAGCATTGAGCTTGAAGCATCAGCCTCCTTTCTGGAGAATGAATGCTACAAGAAGTATGGGAAGAGTGGGAAAACATTTTATTATTCTCAAGTGGCAAGTACTGTGAGATGGATATCAGCAACAAATTCCACCGACATAACAAATAGACTTGGCACCCCTGCATATCCCCCTCCCCCAGCTGAGAACACGGTAGCCAAGGACGAATATCATGAGACACCATTGTCTCCCTTGGAGCTGAATACTGATGTAGAGCAGCAGAGCAATGCTGTATCATCAGAAACTATGACTGCTTCCCCATCTCAGAGCGCCATGAGTCCAAAGCTACCAGCCATTCCATCATTCTCGGAGTTTGTGAACAGGAAAAAGGCCAGAGATGATAATTCATGTGGGTTGCAAAATCAGTCACCTAAGAGATTAAAGAAGAGCTCAGGAAAAGAGTGAGTTACAGTAATCGAAGGTAAGGAGTTTTTCTCTGTCTTTAGTTGCAGATCATACCATAGCTATGTGGAAGTAGCTGACCACGTCATTGGACACTCTAGAGTATAGCTAAATGTCTCTGTAATGCCATGAACATCCTGGTTCTGAGAAAACCCAATGGAGTCAGCTTGTAGGCTCAAAGATAATTAAAATCTAGAAAAAATACATTAAGTAGCGTCTGTAGCACTTTGCTTTTGGAACTAAACTTAGCTTTCTTAACTGGCATTGCGGCactggatatataattaattacttttcaGGTGAGATTGTAATCTCATCTGGCTTTTACTATTCATTCCCTTGGCaccttttcttttgaaaaaataaaactatttaaatGTTGTTGTGCAAGAGCACATAGCAAGCAGAACACTTTTTCTTGAAACACCCCTACTCTCAAGTATAACCGAGTTTGAACTAGTTGTCTCTTAATGAGTAACTCTTTCATTCTTAATATGTTTTGGTCTGTTTTTGAGGTCTGAAATTATTAACAGATCTTAGTAAATGATGCAGAGAAGGGTAGTGACATTGATCCACAAGAAGCTCAGCAAACTCTTGAAATAGCAGAAGCTAACTTGAGGAAAGCTATTTATCGACTAGCACGATTATACTATGGTTAAGTTCCATGGAAAAATTTATGTCAAGTATCATTAACCTCTACCGATAAAACTTTTTAATCACCTATCCAATACTTTCACTATCCTAAAATGTGGAATACAATCTTACAAGTGGAGGCTCGCGTCAATTCCATCTAACAAATTTACAACACAGCAGATATTTCGAGTAGAGATCATCATTATAATGCATATAAATACAAAgctaattaaaaatagaatctGGGAAAGATTCTAGTTAAAAATACACATATGATTCTATTTGCAGTAGTGAAACAAGTGATTCACTGAAATTAGCATAATAAACATTAAATTCAGCcaacaaacatatagaaaaagatatactatataataaataagagagtaattgacataaaaatatgaaatgcagTGAACAAGGAGATAATTGATAACATGTTGTTAAGGTCTTGAAACTGGAAATcttaaaacagaaaaaaagagataaaattcaatttagtgAAGTTAAAGTCCTTGAAAATGGAAGTCTAGTGAGTAACTTATACTTTTGGATATTGGCAATCTTAACAGATGTGTAGTCTTCTGCCTCTAaatcatttattattattatcctgTCAGCAGCAACCCAAAATCTGTCCATAAGGAAAACTGTTTTGTCCATATTAAATGGTATTGGACGTAGAAAAATAATGATCAGGTAGTGGAACGGTAATCAACTTGGTCCACGAGCTCGTCACTCCAAATTCTTTCATTAACCAGACGGTCATTGAAATTGAAGGATTCCTAGTAGTgttaactttataaaaaaaattatattttgttcatttaatctttacttttaatttatttttaacggtctatttttttttatatttttaaaagggtAAATGTCAAAAAATTCACTAACTTTacgcattttttcattttaaccaTGTCGCTTAAAAGTCGTCATTtttatacacgaactatcaatttttctcaaattcatacaccgttcaaaaatccggtAAAAATTGCTGAGTTAGCAACCGGATAGCGACATGCCATAACGAATCAGATGGTAACATGCCATCAATTTTCGCCGAATTTGTGaacggtgtatgaatttgagaaaaaatgttatttggtgtatgaaaatgacgatttttaaacgacgtgattaaaatgagaaaacgtgtaaagtgtTAAGTGaattttttatgacattatcccTTTTAAAAAACGTAAAGTTAAAAGACCTTAAAATAAGGGCTGGTTATACGGTACCACTTAGGCTGTGGTACCATTTTTGTCATTCACGGGTTACAAGTTGCTATAGCGGgtaattctaatattttttcatttaattattttcttttcttttttttcttaattttctttcttctttcatttgataaatttaaagtttaggtttttatattttgtttaaactAATAGATCGACAATGGCTTCCAAGCAGCCAGAGCAGTTATTTAACGGTAGCCAATCACCTTTGAAGAAGACAAAGCTGGAAGCATAAGGTGAAGGCGGTGCTGAAACTGCTGCTGCTGATGATGAGGTGGAAAACGGAGGCTTATACATATTCAGCAATTGCGACAATTGTGGTCTGCAATTTGACGATCCAGAAGAAAATAGACAATTCCGATTATACAATCTCCGAGGGTTGCTTATTTCTTCCGCGGATGACCCCAAGGGTTTCTTATTTCTAGAAGCGGTGTGAGCATTTACAAAAATAGCACCTTTGcttatttaattcaattttttatttacttccAAACTGTGAAAAACTAATCCATTCTCATCATCTATACTGGTCCGCTTGTGGGATGTTGTATCTGGCTCTCTTTTGGATACTTGGGAAGTTAGCGTTAAGGTTGATCTTTTGTCAATAAGTTTTTGATCAGAGGTTTCTTATAACATTCATCTCTTCTTTACTTTTGAAGTGTATTAGTTGCATTTCTTTGCTTGAGTATGATGTCAAATGGGAAAAATAAGTTCCTTCATTAATTACCACGTTTTCATTAGTTTGATTTTGGGTGAATTTTCTTAGTTTAAATGTCGGCCAATTGTTTGCATTAAGCAATATGTTGGTAATCATACAATGGCTAGGTTGCACATACTCTTCATTCAATCAATATTTTTCGTTCCGGAAACGTGTCGGAAAACCCGGGGCACTAAACTTCCCTTTTAACATAgcaaaccttaaaataacataatttttgcCTTGCCATTTCCATGTCCGAGTGTCCCGTTTAGCTGTGTTTGTATGTGACTCTATGATACCTAGCAACCAGATTACGCCATAGAGATTTATTATCCTTTTTCCTATTTGAAGAAAGATTATAGCAATAACTTTGTTAGGGTTTTAGAAACAAGGGGCTACTCCTTTGTCTTTgtctatttttgatttatttagatTGATTCATCTTCTCTTAATGAAGGCAGGACTCACAGAGATGGCAGAAGTGGTAACGATTATTTTACTGTCACTAATTTGtgcacaattttaaaatttcatctaGTAGTTGTGGTCATTAATTTACTGGATGGAGCTGACGGGATGAAATTAATTGGTCTATTTCCATATTGGCTTGATGCAGCTAGAGGCAATGATGTTCATAATACAGTGGATGGTGTACAATCAGGAAGGTAAGAAACTTAGAGGTGAATGTTGATCAACTTTGAGACATGTTTTCACCTGGAAGGCATTTTAGTCACAATTTTGACATAAGGAGATATAGAAGAGTATAAGGTTTCTgttgtatattataaaaaatggaTAAGAATTTTATATCTCAATTTTAGTGTGTTTTGTGTGATATTATGAAAGATTGTTAAACATGCTTTAAGCATCTGTTGCATAGCTCCTAAATGTTGCATCTAATTGTGCCAATAAATTGCTTTTATTTCTCTCTTTGCACCTCTCTTATAATCTCAgataaaatttaagaaaaaaatgagagCATATGTAGTGGATTCTTTTACTTAGCCTGAATTTGTAAAACAAGCATAAATTTCATATTTGGTACTACATCTTGTTTTGAGAGATTAGAGAGTGAGAAAACCAATTTGCGGTTGGCAGCATAAGCTGCAAACAAATGAAATTTTAGTCTACATAGTTGCAGAACAAATAAAATTAGCTTAggctttttttttgaaagaaaactTAATTGATTTATGCGAAACGAGCTGCAACATCAGCCATTACACGATCATTAATTTTCTAAGGGACACTCCGCATCCAAATCGAAAAATCAACATGACCTTTAAAGGCCAGATGCAAAACAGTTTTGCGATTAACCAATAATTTTGTTTTCCTGATTCATTTGTTTTTGCTGGAAATTGTATCATTCTGATAATCAAACCAAGAAGTAGTTAATAAGtcattaaattacataaaaacaagAGTATCAGAAAATTACAAGAATCAGTTCAAAAACCGTTCTGAAGCGTCAATTCAATCCACTAACATATTAATCTTGATTTTAATCTTTACCAATAAATGAAATTTGACAAAGAAAAGCGGAGAAGTAAAAGAATAGACAGAATATGAGGATCGAAAGGGATCTCCAATAcacaacatttttatttttccagCAACTGGCTTGAACCATTTCTTCTGTTTCAAAACGTCTCTCTTTCTTCCTTTTGAATACGCAATCGGGTTTTGCTTGCAAATCAGAAATCTATTACCACCGTTCTTAAACATTTATTCAACCCATGAGAAGCCAAGCAAGAGATCCGATTAAGATTGAGGAAGAGAGCAGATCAAATCGTTTTCCTCGATGTTGTGGCATTGAACATGGGGACAAGCAGCTGGGCTAATGATATTTACCATGTTGAAATTGGGTCTGCTGCAAAGTGATCATGATGACCCAGGTGATGGAGTTGTTGGTGTTGGTGGTGGTGGTTTGTGGTGATGTCCATTGTTAGAGCAGAAGAACAAATTAGTGAGAGCTGTAAGTTAGAGAGAACTGTGATTTAATTATGTCACCGACTCAATAAGTAGCTGGTCATATAATCAACGGAGGACATTAATCAGAAAATAATCTGACGGTTATGATAGCCCGTGGTACTTAAACTCCAGTTGTACTCTAGAACGACCCTAAAATAAGTTAATAAGATACGGAGTTAACAACAAATTCATATTTGACGGGTCTTAAAATTGCAGGTATAAAGGCAATGGCTACAATCAGTTAAACTTAAATTACGAATGCAAGGTCATCCATTTGAAGCACTAACTTCAGAAATCACTAAATTGAAGACAATGAGACTTTAATGTAAACTAAATTTCATTTTCTAGCGCCAAATTAATGAACATTATTACGTGCAGCTCAAAGAAAATTCAAAGTATACTGAACAAATATTTCAATGGGTTGACGAGAAGAAGAAAATCTTGCAAAATTGTATGATATTCCCATCtccgttaaaaaaaaaaaagaatcatgTGATTTTGATTTATACctgataaatataaaagaatcCTTGTACTAATCACATATCTCTCAAAGTACAAAACACCAATTCAAATGCCACGAAACATACGAGGAACTGAGTTCAACATGCTACTCTTTTCTTAGGCACTACGAGCAATAATTAAGCATATATAGCATGTtaacctaattaaattttaactaaaagtACCATTCAAAAATCTAACAAAATGTTAAAGAAAAAATTGCACATTGGTGACTGAACTTTcgaatttttgttattttggtatgaatattttgtttttctatttaatgaCAGGAGTCGAATTAACTAAGTGCTAAGTAGCATCTCTTCACTATTAGTTGATTACAATtcaatatatttcatttttaagcATTGAACATTTTTAAGGATATTTTCCATACTCAGAAAAATCAATacattaatttagttttatctGAGACCATATTAATATACTTTCTAGATCAAGTGCCATGAGCGAAAAAAAGTTCTGTATTATCAAAATTGTAATTGCTTTTTGTTGAACTCTAAATGGTAAGGAATTAGGTAGTACATACATTTGATGAATGATTGATATTCGGTTTTAAACAAGAAtaagaaaaatttgaaatgcaGTGAGcaaacataaacaaaaaaacttatattaataataagaGATGATGGATAACATGTCCTTAAGTCTTGAAACTGGAAAtctttaaaaaagaaattcaatTTGGTGAAGTTAAACTCCTTGAAAATGTAAGTCCTCTGACTCGGAGCGACTCAGTATTGGCTATCTTAACAAATCTGTAGTCTTTTTCTGCCTCTAAATCATTTATGATCAAGAAGTGAGCAGCGCCCCTATATTTGTGAATTAGGAAAACTGTTTTGTTCATATGATTAAGTGGCAATGGGATCGGAAAATCCATACCATGACCTCCAGGTAGGTGTGGTGTGGTGATGAGCTTGGTCCACGAGCTCGTCACTCCAAATTCTTTCATTAACCAGATGGTTATTGAAGTATTCGGATGGGCGGTCTCTGTTAAACAAAGGCATCCTTGCAGAACACCCAATTTCAGCCGTACGCTATAAGTAGGGTAATTTCGAGGATGTTCCATCTCTGTGGTGGTCTCGTTTGCTAAGGAAAAAGAAACAATCTTGGCCGACAACCAGACCTTATTATCTTTTGATACAGAAGCCTTCAGAATCGCCCAATTCAGAGATCCCTTTAAATTTATGCCATTCTCTAACCTGcagtaatatttaaaaaagtttatcTTCCGCCAACAATTTGTTTTCAGAGAAAGAATCATAACGTCTTCTCCGGGCCTGCAGTGCTTCTTTTCAGGTCGAAACAGTACCTTGTAGTCGTCTGTTGATGAATCATAGCCCAAGCCGGCACTTGTGGATGAAAAATCACATTCAACCGTCGGCAATATACGACACTCGTCAGTAGAAGGGTTCCATAAAGTTAACGGGCCAAGGTTATTATAGTTTCTCATCAGTAAGAGGCCATCACAGGAACACATAATTATGCCTTTGATTGAATACTGTAGGTGACGTCTGAAGGGTAATTCGATGTGTGTAGCATCTCCTGACATTATATCATCAAATAAGGGTGCATCACAATCACGTAAACTGTCTTGATCTTGGAAAACGAGTACCAGATTTGCAGATTTATGTGAATGAAGGAGATGTAATTTTTTGAAGTGCGGATCAGAGATTAGAGAGTGCCATGATTTTGAGACACACTTAAAACGTAATACCGATTTGACGGGGAGAAACGAAAGTATACAAGAAATAACATCTATGGGTATGTCTGCGGCTGCGCAAC
Coding sequences within it:
- the LOC126678914 gene encoding F-box protein CPR1-like — encoded protein: MKLRCAAADIPIDVISCILSFLPVKSVLRFKCVSKSWHSLISDPHFKKLHLLHSHKSANLVLVFQDQDSLRDCDAPLFDDIMSGDATHIELPFRRHLQYSIKGIIMCSCDGLLLMRNYNNLGPLTLWNPSTDECRILPTVECDFSSTSAGLGYDSSTDDYKVLFRPEKKHCRPGEDVMILSLKTNCWRKINFFKYYCRLENGINLKGSLNWAILKASVSKDNKVWLSAKIVSFSLANETTTEMEHPRNYPTYSVRLKLGVLQGCLCLTETAHPNTSITIWLMKEFGVTSSWTKLITTPHLPGGHGMDFPIPLPLNHMNKTVFLIHKYRGAAHFLIINDLEAEKDYRFVKIANTESLRVRGLTFSRSLTSPN
- the LOC126678888 gene encoding ATP-dependent DNA helicase Q-like 3; this encodes MALKEKRIAAEFLSSTQTSHVRNKIHEDLDSGKPSIRLLYVTPELIATSGFMSKLRKIHARGLLNLIAIDEAHCISTWGHDFRPSYRKLSTLRSHLPDVPVLALTATAVPKVQRDVIESLCLHDPLILKSSFNRPNIYYEVRYKDLLDDAYADLSSELKSSGDICAIIYCLERTTCDNLSAHLSKNGISCAAYHAGLNNKLRSSVLDDWISSKIQVVVATVAFGMGIDRKNVRLVSHFNIPKSMESFYQESGRAGRDQLPCRSLLYYGVDDRKRMEFILSSAGSKKSESTSSDERLSKKSLSDFKQMVEYCEGSGCRRKKILDSFGEQVLASLCNKTCDACKHPNLVAKYLEELTSTCDARQRNGFSRIFMSSSTDKNDEGQLSEFWNRDDELSNSEEDISDSDDGNEAVKSLARSKLSRNSGVNERIEFLQRAEDNFYRNTNSDKQVNKVDKNAVSETLRESSKQRLFNALKQAQQRLGDLSIELEASASFLENECYKKYGKSGKTFYYSQVASTVRWISATNSTDITNRLGTPAYPPPPAENTVAKDEYHETPLSPLELNTDVEQQSNAVSSETMTASPSQSAMSPKLPAIPSFSEFVNRKKARDDNSCGLQNQSPKRLKKSSGKE